Proteins encoded by one window of Scatophagus argus isolate fScaArg1 chromosome 8, fScaArg1.pri, whole genome shotgun sequence:
- the acvr1ba gene encoding activin A receptor type 1Ba: MALKQIVLTLLALAGLVAVGNALRCNCTNCEKTGYECETDGACMASTSNIHGKEQHIRVCINRDRLVPPGQPFFCLSAEGLLNTHCCYEDYCNSIDLKVPVPTKEGDWSGSGSSWGPVELVAVIAGPVFLLCVLLMVGVFLFQYHQRAYSHRQRLEVEDPSCDHLYLAKDKTLQDLIYDMSTSGSGSGLPLFVQRTVARTIVLQEIIGKGRFGEVWRGKWRGGDVAVKIFSSREERSWFREAEIYQTIMLRHENILGFIAADNKDNGTWTQLWLVSDYHEHGSLFDYLNRYSVTIEGMIKLALSAASGLAHLHMEILGTQGKPGIAHRDLKSKNILVKKNGMCAIADLGLAVRHESITDTIDIAPNQRVGTKRYMAPEVLDETINMKHFDSFKCADIYALGLVYWEIARRCNAGGIHEEYQLPYYDLVPSDPSIEEMRKVVCDQKLRPNVPNWWQSYESLRVMGKIMRECWYANGAARLTALRIKKTLSQLSVEEDVKM; this comes from the exons CTCTACGTTGTAACTGCACAAATTGCGAGAAGACGGGCTATGAGTGTGAGACAGATGGCGCCTGCATGGCCTCCACATCTAACATCCATGGGAAGGAGCAACACATACGGGTCTGTATCAACCGAGACCGTCTGGTCCCCCCTGGACAGccctttttctgtctgagcGCTGAAGGCCTGCTCAACACACATTGCTGCTATGAAGATTACTGCAACAGTATTGACCTGAAAGTCCCTG TCCCAACAAAGGAGGGGGACTGGTCAGGATCAGGAAGCTCCTGGGGGCCAGTGGAGCTGGTGGCAGTCATCGCAGGGCCGGTGTTCcttctctgtgtgctgctgatggTTGGCGTGTTCCTGTTCCAGTATCATCAGAGAGCTTACAGCCACCGGCAGAGGCTGGAGGTAGAGGACCCATCCTGTGACCATCTGTACTTGGCCAAGGACAAGACCCTGCAGGACCTCATCTATGACATGTCCACCTCAGGATCAGGCTCTG GTTTACCCTTGTTTGTGCAGCGGACGGTGGCTCGGACCATTGTGCTGCAGGAGATAATAGGAAAGGGTCGCTTTGGTGAGGTGTGGAGAGGGAAGTGGAGGGGAGGAGATGTGGCTGTGAAAATCTTCTCATCCAGAGAGGAGCGCTCCTGGTTCAGAGAGGCTGAAATCTACCAGACAATCATGCTTCGTCACGAGAACATCTTAGGATTCATTGCAGCAGATAATAAAG ACAATGGCACATGGACTCAGCTGTGGCTGGTGTCAGACTATCATGAGCACGGTTCTCTTTTTGACTACCTGAACCGCTACTCCGTCACCATCGAGGGCATGATCAAACTGGCGTTGTCAGCTGCCAGCGGCCTGGCACATCTACACATGGAGATCCTTGGCACTCAGG GTAAGCCTGGCATTGCTCACCGTGACCTCAAGTCTAAAAATATCCTGGTTAAGAAGAACGGCATGTGTGCTATAGCTGACCTCGGCCTGGCTGTGCGCCACGAGTCCATCACAGACACAATCGATATAGCCCCCAACCAGCGCGTGGGCACTAAGAG GTATATGGCTCCAGAAGTCCTGGATGAAACCATAAACATGAAACACTTTGATTCCTTCAAGTGCGCAGATATTTACGCGCTAGGCTTGGTGTACTGGGAGATTGCACGTCGCTGCAACGCAGGAG GTATCCATGAGGAGTACCAGTTGCCCTACTACGACCTCGTACCCTCTGACCCATCCATAGAGGAGATGAGGAAGGTGGTGTGTGACCAGAAACTGAGACCCAATGTGCCCAACTGGTGGCAGAGCTACGAG TCACTTCGTGTTATGGGGAAGATCATGAGGGAGTGCTGGTATGCCAATGGAGCAGCCAGGCTGACAGCCCTGCGCATCAAGAAGACCCTGTCTCAGCTCAGCGTGGAGGAGGACGTCAAGATGTGA